In Pedobacter sp. WC2423, the following are encoded in one genomic region:
- a CDS encoding FecR family protein has product MDQENWKFVLDYLSAKEHASDNVQQIEQQEKKIQEWLSKDPAHQQELEQALWLWENTAMLPENDEWKESFSSIQASLLEEAPRKTIKFNFWLAAAAIFTAITLFTLFYKVQQPVLQHTSIAWITKSAGSGKMINVMLPDSTQIWLNSGSSISYPKNLHHADLRTVRLKGEAFFKVKRDPRHPFVVHSLNIQTRVLGTSFNIRAWQGHQTEVTVLTGKVAVSRDSAGTQSAAIHLLPNQKAVGNSAQLHLENVEDARAAMGWTEGKMVFDQLPVEEVFEVLERKYAVKISTDRSFKGCKLTAKFNNVSLNEVLQTIQISLDIHYTINKQTIYIKGGKCN; this is encoded by the coding sequence ATGGATCAAGAGAACTGGAAATTTGTATTGGATTATTTATCTGCAAAGGAGCATGCCAGCGACAACGTTCAGCAAATCGAACAGCAGGAGAAAAAGATACAAGAATGGCTGAGTAAAGATCCTGCACACCAGCAAGAACTGGAACAGGCTTTATGGCTATGGGAAAATACCGCGATGCTGCCGGAGAATGACGAATGGAAAGAAAGTTTTAGTAGTATTCAAGCTTCTTTACTTGAGGAGGCACCCCGGAAAACTATTAAGTTTAATTTCTGGCTGGCTGCTGCTGCTATTTTTACTGCAATAACATTATTCACTTTATTCTATAAGGTACAGCAACCAGTTTTACAGCACACGAGCATCGCATGGATTACAAAGTCGGCAGGTTCCGGAAAGATGATCAATGTGATGTTGCCCGACAGCACACAGATCTGGTTAAACTCCGGCAGTAGTATCAGCTATCCAAAGAATCTGCATCATGCAGATCTGAGAACTGTCAGGCTTAAAGGAGAAGCCTTCTTTAAAGTAAAACGTGATCCCCGGCATCCATTCGTAGTCCATAGTTTAAATATTCAGACGCGCGTACTTGGAACAAGTTTTAATATTCGTGCCTGGCAAGGACATCAAACTGAAGTTACAGTGCTCACAGGGAAAGTTGCCGTTTCCAGAGATTCAGCAGGAACACAGTCTGCGGCTATTCACTTGCTGCCAAATCAAAAGGCAGTTGGTAATTCAGCTCAGCTGCACCTGGAAAATGTGGAAGATGCCCGGGCTGCTATGGGATGGACTGAAGGTAAAATGGTCTTTGATCAATTGCCTGTAGAAGAGGTTTTTGAAGTTTTAGAACGAAAATATGCAGTGAAAATTAGTACAGACCGGTCTTTTAAAGGATGTAAACTCACAGCGAAATTTAATAATGTCAGCTTAAATGAAGTATTACAAACCATTCAGATAAGCCTGGATATTCATTACACCATAAATAAACAGACCATTTATATAAAAGGAGGTAAATGTAATTAG
- a CDS encoding RNA polymerase sigma-70 factor, protein MGENNTAGFNGDHVDNFDGKAFGDLYRRMYPTLKKYAIYLVKDVEEAQLILNDVFIAIWKNKTRISNEKAYLFRAVKNASTNYHKVSRVKFLHLEEEELPGILDETADPAQLYLDKDRKRVLYRLIDQMPERRRLVFYMYRIDGFSYKEIAALLDISVRTVEDHLARGFLFLQERVLKNESEFR, encoded by the coding sequence ATGGGCGAAAACAATACTGCCGGGTTTAACGGAGATCATGTAGATAACTTCGATGGAAAAGCATTCGGGGATCTTTACCGGCGCATGTATCCTACTCTTAAGAAATATGCGATTTACCTGGTAAAAGACGTAGAAGAAGCTCAACTTATTCTGAATGATGTATTTATCGCCATCTGGAAAAATAAGACCCGGATCTCCAATGAAAAAGCCTACCTGTTCAGGGCAGTAAAAAATGCTTCAACAAATTACCATAAGGTTTCCCGGGTAAAGTTTCTGCACCTGGAAGAAGAGGAACTACCTGGTATTCTGGATGAAACAGCAGATCCTGCTCAGCTTTACCTGGATAAGGATAGAAAACGGGTTTTATACAGATTGATTGATCAGATGCCCGAACGCAGACGTTTAGTTTTCTATATGTATCGTATTGATGGCTTTAGCTATAAAGAAATTGCAGCTTTATTGGATATTTCAGTTAGAACAGTGGAAGACCATCTGGCCAGAGGTTTTCTGTTCCTGCAAGAGCGGGTACTGAAAAACGAGTCAGAATTCAGGTAA
- a CDS encoding alpha-L-fucosidase, protein MKRPDQFLFSVLLLIFIPVLSWAQNKPLSKAKDLTSLQQDFVDLRFGMFIHYNIPTYMDEDWPDPDASPAIFNPKKLDCEQWAKAAKSANMTYGCLTTKHHSGFAIWDTKTTDYNVMNSPLKRDVVKEYVNAFRKNGLKVMLYYSILDTHHKLRPNLITPEHIKMIKAQLTELLTNYGEINALIIDGWDAPWSRISYDDVPFEEIYTLIKSIQPNCLVMDLNAAKYPSEALYYTDIKSYEQGAGQHISKETNQLPALSCLPLQQNWFWKTSFPTTPVKDAFKMVNDNIIPFNNAYCNFILNVAPNRDGLIDDNALSALKEIGKAWKNEGATQQLPTADAPIISPNLAKNQPADGSWSDDMNIMDFANDDNFSTTWKVNSRVEKPWYEVEFRKEKAFNMVVIADKTPVTIKKYKLEYRLDGVWHTIFSGENTHKIKVHRFDTVYGDKVRIQVENTGSTVEIAEFGIFNERR, encoded by the coding sequence ATGAAAAGACCTGACCAGTTTTTATTCTCTGTCCTGCTGCTCATTTTTATCCCTGTACTTTCATGGGCACAAAATAAGCCCTTATCCAAAGCAAAAGACCTAACCAGCTTACAACAAGACTTTGTCGACCTGCGTTTTGGAATGTTTATCCATTATAATATCCCGACCTACATGGATGAAGACTGGCCTGATCCGGATGCGTCACCTGCAATCTTTAATCCTAAAAAACTCGATTGTGAACAATGGGCGAAAGCCGCAAAATCTGCAAACATGACTTATGGCTGTTTAACGACTAAACACCACAGTGGGTTCGCCATCTGGGATACAAAAACTACGGATTATAATGTCATGAATAGCCCATTGAAAAGAGACGTAGTTAAAGAATATGTGAATGCTTTCAGGAAAAACGGGTTGAAAGTGATGTTATATTACTCCATTTTAGATACACACCATAAATTAAGGCCAAACCTGATTACGCCGGAACATATAAAAATGATAAAGGCACAATTGACAGAGCTACTAACCAATTATGGTGAGATCAACGCCTTGATTATTGACGGATGGGATGCCCCATGGTCAAGAATATCATATGATGATGTTCCGTTTGAAGAAATTTATACTTTGATTAAATCTATCCAGCCAAACTGTTTGGTAATGGATCTGAATGCCGCTAAATATCCTTCAGAAGCATTATACTATACTGATATCAAATCATACGAACAGGGTGCAGGCCAGCATATCTCTAAAGAAACCAATCAACTGCCAGCCCTTTCTTGTTTACCATTACAGCAAAACTGGTTCTGGAAAACATCTTTTCCAACAACACCAGTAAAAGATGCGTTTAAAATGGTGAATGACAACATCATCCCTTTCAATAATGCGTATTGTAATTTCATTCTGAATGTGGCACCAAACCGTGACGGATTAATTGATGATAACGCATTGTCGGCCTTAAAAGAAATAGGAAAAGCCTGGAAGAATGAAGGAGCTACGCAGCAACTGCCCACAGCAGATGCGCCAATAATTTCTCCAAATCTGGCTAAAAACCAACCTGCTGACGGAAGCTGGAGTGATGATATGAATATTATGGATTTTGCAAATGACGACAACTTCAGCACCACCTGGAAGGTTAATTCAAGAGTGGAGAAACCATGGTATGAAGTTGAATTCAGAAAAGAGAAAGCCTTTAATATGGTGGTGATTGCGGATAAAACTCCAGTAACCATTAAAAAGTATAAATTAGAATATCGTTTAGACGGCGTATGGCATACCATATTTTCTGGAGAGAACACGCATAAAATAAAGGTTCACCGTTTTGATACCGTTTATGGTGACAAAGTGAGAATTCAGGTAGAAAATACCGGTTCAACAGTTGAAATCGCAGAATTTGGTATATTTAACGAAAGAAGATAA